GCCGTGAAGATGTCGGTCAGCCGGCCTTCCGGCGAGCGGCGCACCACGGTCACGCCCTGCAAGCGCCGGCCGTCGGTGGCGGACCCGCTGACGTGGACCAGCGCGTCGCCGGCGGCGAACCAGGTGGGCGCGCGCTGCGGGGCCACCTCCGGCGGCATACCGCGGTAGTCGCGTTCCGCCCACAGGCGCAGGCGCGCCGAGCTGTGCTGGACCACGAACTCCTGGAAGGCCGTGTGCGCCACCGCCAGCACCCCCGCGCCCAGGATCATCGCGGCGATGACGCGGTGCACGGACACCCCGGCCGCGCGCGCGGCGACCATCTCACTGGTCATCACGAGCTGGCCGTAGACCATCATCGACGCCAGCAGCGCCGCCAGGGGCACCACGAGCGAGATCACGTCCGGCGCGCGCAGCGCGGCGTAGGCGAAGACGGGCATGAGCACGCCCGCGCCCTTACCGATGATCGCCGAGGCGTTGGCAAGCACGTCGAACACCAGCAGCAGCGCCGTCAGCGCCATGGTCGTCGCCAGGGCGCGGCTGACGTAGAGGCGGAAGACGTAGCGCGTCAGCGTGCGCATGGGCTTAGCGCCCCTCCGCCAGCTGGCGGCGGTAGCCGGGCGGCCGGCGCGGGTGCAGCGCGATGGCGATGGCCCCGCGCACGCCGCTTTCCGAGACGCTCAACAGCCACACCCCGGAGACGATGAACAGCACCGCGAACGGGCCCCACAGGGCAAGCGGCGGCGGCAGCACCCCCACCTCGGCGAAGTTCTCCCCGAAGCTGAGCACCTTCTGATAGAGCACCACCAGCACCACGCCCAGGCCCAGCCCATAGGCGCGCCCCGTGCGCCCGCGCCCCAGCAGCGCCAGCGGCACCGCCAGGAAGGTGAGCGGGATCAGGGATGCCACGTGCACCAGCCGCGTGTGCAGCTCCGTGGACCGCAGGCGGTGCTCGACGTTGGCGCCGGCGGGCGTGCCGCCCCCGGCGATCAGCTCGGGGACGGTGAACTCGCGGGAATCCTGACCGCGCGGACCGTAATCGCCGGCGGAATCCATGGGCGGTTCCCAGGTGTAGTCCGTGAAAGTGATGCGCGCGGCGCCGGTGGCGCTGCCGTCGAAGCGCACCACGCTCCCGTCGAAGAGCTGGACCACCAGCTTGCCGGTGTTCGCCTGCCGGACCAGCCGGGCGCGCTCCGCCACCACCAGGGTGCGCGGGCCGTTCTCGGGTTGCGCCTCGGCGAAGAAGTGGAGCAGCGTTCGCCCCTGGTCCGTCACGCCGTCGGCGCGCACCACGAACCGATCGTTGACCCGGTGGAAGACGCCGGGGGCCAGCCCGAGCGCGAGCGAGGTCTGGGAAATCTCCTGGATCTGCGCCCGGTAGGCGTGGCGGCTGACGGGCTGGAGGTGGCTGGCGTTCGCCAGCGCCAGGAGCGTGAGCACCAGCGCCATCGCCAGCATCGGGCGCGCGATCCGCCGCACCGAGATTCCCGCGGCCATCATGGGCAGCAGCTCGGAGGCGGTGTGCAGCCGCCGCACGGTGAGCAGCGCAGCCAGAAAGAAGGCCGCCGGGATCGCCAGCTCCAGGTAGTGCGGCAGCAGGTAGCCCAGCACCTCAAGGGCGCTGGAAACCGGCGCCCCCTGATTGGTGACCTCCTCCACCAGCCGCATCAGCCGCTCCAGGGCGAGGGCCGAGAGCACGACCACCACCCCGAGCGCGAAGTAGGCGCTCGTCCGCCGCACGATGTAGGCGGACAGCGTGCTCATGCCGGCCAGGCGGCGCGCAGGTCCGCCAGCAGCGCCTCGCGCACCCCGGCCTCGATGGCGTTGTCGTGCGCGATCTGCGGCGGGCCGGGCCAGCCGGGGTCGCTGAAGGTGGCGCCCCGGTAGCTGCGCGGGCCGCTGTAGCGCGGCAGCACGTGATCGTGGACGTGCGGGTCCACCATCATCAGCTTCAGGTAGTTCAGCTGGTCCGGCCCGAAGAGGGCGTGCAGCGCCAGCTGGATGTCGCGCACGGGCTGGGCCAACTCGGTGAAGGCGGCGTCCGGCAGCTCGGCGAAGGCGGTGACCTCGGCCTTCGCGATCAGCACCAGCGCGCCCAATGTGGCCTGCTTGGGGCGCAGCTGAACGGTCCAGTGGTCGTACTCTCGGATCAGCAGGTCCGGGTAGCCGAACGCCGTCATCGTTGCGTGCGCCATGGCGGGGCTCGCTCGTGTGCTGTGCCGGGCAGGTGTTTGGCGCCGGAGGCTAGCCCAGACGGCCGGCGCGGACCACCCGCCCGTGACCCTCAGGCCGGGGCGGGCGTTACCGCGCGCACGAGGCGCGGGTAGGCGGCGGCCAGCGAGATCCCGCGCGCGGCCATGAAGACCATCAACGCCAGCCACAGCCCGTGGTTGCCCCAGATGGGAATGAGGGCCCAGCACGCGCCCAGGTAGATCGCCAGCGAGACGAGCATGGCCGTGCGCATCGGCCCGGTGCGCGTCGCGCCGATGAAGATGCCGTCGAGCTGGAAGGCCCAGACCGACAACAGCGGCGAGGCCACCATCCACGGCAGGTAACTCGCCGCCGCCGCGCGCACCGCGCTCAGGTCCGTCATCACCCCGATGAGCAGCGTCCCCGCGCCGGCGAAGACCACGGCCGCGGCGGCGGCGAGGATGACGGCCCAGAGCGTCGCCGTGCGCACGGCCCGGCGCAGCCACGCCCGGTCGGCGCCGCCGACCGCGCGGCCGACCAGGATCTCGGTGGCGTGGGCGAAGCCGTCGAGGCCGTGGGAGAGGAACTGCTGGAACTGCATCAGCACGGTGTTGGCGGCCAGCGTCACCTCGCCGAAGGCCGCGCCGCGCGCGGTGAAGAAGGCGAAGGCGAAGATCAGCGCCAGGGTGCGCACGAAGATGTCGCGGTTGACCCGCAGCATCGCCACCAGCCGCTCGCGGTTGAGCAGCCGCTCGCGCGACCAGCGCCCGCCCGTGCGCGCCAGCACCCGCCAGCACACCGCCAG
The Limimonas halophila genome window above contains:
- a CDS encoding LptF/LptG family permease, giving the protein MRTLTRYVFRLYVSRALATTMALTALLLVFDVLANASAIIGKGAGVLMPVFAYAALRAPDVISLVVPLAALLASMMVYGQLVMTSEMVAARAAGVSVHRVIAAMILGAGVLAVAHTAFQEFVVQHSSARLRLWAERDYRGMPPEVAPQRAPTWFAAGDALVHVSGSATDGRRLQGVTVVRRSPEGRLTDIFTADWARFRNGFWQFHEVHRPTSDGPGAAETMPRLDLVLPISPGRFSTLAESPAELGLEELWTLRKNPQSANRPASFYNFWLHRKLAHPAGALVMVLIAAPVALQAARRNRMLLVSFATILAGFLFFVSERVLVALGETGMLPAAVAAWTPAIVFASLGLWVVISMEE
- a CDS encoding HIT family protein, producing MAHATMTAFGYPDLLIREYDHWTVQLRPKQATLGALVLIAKAEVTAFAELPDAAFTELAQPVRDIQLALHALFGPDQLNYLKLMMVDPHVHDHVLPRYSGPRSYRGATFSDPGWPGPPQIAHDNAIEAGVREALLADLRAAWPA
- a CDS encoding LptF/LptG family permease, whose protein sequence is MSTLSAYIVRRTSAYFALGVVVVLSALALERLMRLVEEVTNQGAPVSSALEVLGYLLPHYLELAIPAAFFLAALLTVRRLHTASELLPMMAAGISVRRIARPMLAMALVLTLLALANASHLQPVSRHAYRAQIQEISQTSLALGLAPGVFHRVNDRFVVRADGVTDQGRTLLHFFAEAQPENGPRTLVVAERARLVRQANTGKLVVQLFDGSVVRFDGSATGAARITFTDYTWEPPMDSAGDYGPRGQDSREFTVPELIAGGGTPAGANVEHRLRSTELHTRLVHVASLIPLTFLAVPLALLGRGRTGRAYGLGLGVVLVVLYQKVLSFGENFAEVGVLPPPLALWGPFAVLFIVSGVWLLSVSESGVRGAIAIALHPRRPPGYRRQLAEGR
- a CDS encoding MATE family efflux transporter is translated as MTAPSTPETEQGWHRRVLTLALPIILANLSTPLLGAVDTAVMGHLPDPAFIGGVSVGALVFSFLYWGFGFLRMGTTGFAAQALGADDPDELRATLGRALLLAGGLGAGLIALQWPIGAVAFAVVDATPAVLGHAETYFSIRIFSAPFALTNYAVLGWLLGTQRPRHALALQVALNGVNIVLDLLFVAGLGMTIAGVAWASLLAEVAAAALGLAVCWRVLARTGGRWSRERLLNRERLVAMLRVNRDIFVRTLALIFAFAFFTARGAAFGEVTLAANTVLMQFQQFLSHGLDGFAHATEILVGRAVGGADRAWLRRAVRTATLWAVILAAAAAVVFAGAGTLLIGVMTDLSAVRAAAASYLPWMVASPLLSVWAFQLDGIFIGATRTGPMRTAMLVSLAIYLGACWALIPIWGNHGLWLALMVFMAARGISLAAAYPRLVRAVTPAPA